A genomic region of Haliotis asinina isolate JCU_RB_2024 chromosome 1, JCU_Hal_asi_v2, whole genome shotgun sequence contains the following coding sequences:
- the LOC137282929 gene encoding uncharacterized protein produces the protein MKVQICLLVLIALVAYSSAFYGRPVRTTRDPWPLEGRTTRRTTTRRTTTTVPTTTTPDVPIGRELCADLSANGDCSFYLCFFNTQQVCNVGDSPAFEVLASVCIESEEVQDQNQFDYRGNRYIVDYRKCSQRRLLEVINSRRCSQINDKAEQILLTDDIIWDCFYQNHTLCDVIENSDNSVALADIFRNIMSYEEYNMKIFQHLLRRVQNQCGRDAGNKFADDFGQTYLSNMQSMMPGMMGGNGGDRK, from the exons ATGAAGGTCCAGATTTGTCTCCTTGTCCTGATAGCCCTTGTGGCATATTCTTCCGCCTTCTATGGCAGGCCAGTGAGGACAACCAGAGACCCATGGCCCCTAG AGGGGAGAACGACACGCCGGACCACCACCAGAAGAACGACGACGACCGTCCCGACAACCACTACTCCGGATGTGCCCATCGGCCGCGAGCTCTGTGCCGATCTCAGTGCTAACGGTGACTGCTCATTCTACTTGTGTTTCTTCAATACTCAGCAAGTCTGCAATGTGGGTGACTCTCCAGCATTCGAAGTCCTCGCATCTGTGTGTATTGAGTCCGAGGAAGTCCAGGACCAGAACCAGTTTGATTACAGG GGCAACCGTTATATCGTTGACTATCGGAAATGCAGCCAGAGGCGCCTCCTCGAGGTCATAAACAGTCGTAGGTGCTCCCAGATTAACGATAAGGCAGAACAAATTCTTCTCACTGACGACATCATCTGGGACTGTTTCTACCAGAACCATACTCTCTGTGACGTCATCGAGAACAGCGACAACTCCGTTGCTCTCGCCGACATTTTCCGGAATATCATGTCTTACGAGGAATACAACATGAA GATATTCCAACACCTCCTTCGTCGGGTCCAAAATCAATGTGGCAGAGATGCCGGCAATAAGTTCGCCGACGACTTCGGCCAGACGTACCTCAGTAATATGCAAAGCATGATGCCTGGAATGATGGGAGGTAATGGCGGCGACCGGAAGTAG